Proteins co-encoded in one Gossypium arboreum isolate Shixiya-1 chromosome 11, ASM2569848v2, whole genome shotgun sequence genomic window:
- the LOC108459992 gene encoding LOB domain-containing protein 16-like — protein sequence MASSGTGSPCGACKFLRRKCASDCIFAPYFCSEQGPARFAAIHKVFGASNASKLLLHIPAHDRCEAVVTIAYEAQARIRDPVYGCVAHIFALQQQVAYLQGQLMQVKAQLAQNAMNSHNMESQWQGNLSGGPSIPTYPIYMNPISPQSSLESVELNSADNMNMQEIQSREEFSNIHGYSRKRPYNSDLGELQALALRMMRN from the exons ATGGCATCCTCTGGCACTGGCTCCCCTTGTGGTGCATGCAAGTTTCTGAGACGAAAATGCGCCTCTGACTGTATATTTGCGCCTTATTTCTGCTCGGAACAAGGTCCTGCAAGGTTTGCAGCCATCCACAAAGTTTTTGGTGCTAGCAATGCCTCCAAATTGTTGTTGCATATCCCAGCTCATGATCGTTGTGAGGCGGTTGTCACCATTGCTTATGAGGCCCAAGCAAGGATTAGAGACCCTGTCTATGGTTGTGTTGCTCATATTTTCGCCTTGCAGCAACAG GTGGCATACCTCCAAGGTCAATTAATGCAAGTGAAAGCACAACTAGCTCAAAATGCTATGAATTCACATAACATGGAGAGTCAATGGCAAGGCAATCTTTCTGGTGGTCCTTCCATTCCAACATATCCAATCTACATGAATCCCATTTCGCCACAAAGCTCACTTGAGTCTGTTGAGCTCAACAGTGCTGATAACATGAATATGCAAGAAATACAAAGCAGAGAGGAGTTTTCTAATATCCATGGTTACTCTAGGAAGAGACCATACAATAGTGATTTGGGTGAGCTTCAAGCACTTGCCCTTAGAATGATGAGGAACTGA